The proteins below come from a single Xyrauchen texanus isolate HMW12.3.18 chromosome 1, RBS_HiC_50CHRs, whole genome shotgun sequence genomic window:
- the LOC127637873 gene encoding histone H3 codes for MARTKQTARKSTGGKAPRKQLATKAARKSAPATGGVKKPHRYRPGTVALREIRRYQKSTELLIRKLPFQRLVREIAQDFKTDLRFQSSAVMALQESSEAYLVGLFEDTNLCAIHAKRVTIMPKDIQLARRIRGERA; via the coding sequence ATGGCAAGAACCAAACAAACCGCTCGCAAGTCCACTGGTGGAAAAGCTCCGAGGAAGCAGCTCGCTACTAAAGCCGCCCGCAAGAGCGCCCCCGCCACCGGTGGCGTCAAGAAGCCTCATCGTTACAGGCCCGGTACCGTGGCGCTGAGAGAGATCCGCCGTTATCAGAAGTCCACTGAGCTGCTGATTCGCAAACTGCCTTTCCAGCGTCTGGTGAGAGAAATCGCTCAGGATTTCAAGACGGATCTgcgcttccagagctccgccgtcatGGCCCTGCAGGAGTCCAGCGAGGCTTATTTGGTTGGTCTGTTCGAGGACACCAACTTGTGCGCCATCCACGCCAAGAGGGTCACCATCATGCCCAAAGACATCCAGCTGGCCCGCCGCATTCGCGGAGAGCGCGCTTAA
- the LOC127637778 gene encoding histone H1-like, with translation MAETAPAAAAPPAKSPKKKSAAKPKKTGPSVGDLIVKTVTASKERSGVSLAALKKALAAGGYDVEKNNSRVKIAVRSLVTKGTLVQTKGTGASGSFKLNKKQAESTKKPAKKAAPKVKKAAVKKPAAAKKPKSAAAKKPAAKKSPKKAKKPAAAKKATKSPKKAKKPAAAKKAAKSPKKAKVVKPKTAKAKAAKPKKAAPKKK, from the coding sequence ATGGCAGAAACCGCTCCAGCTGCAGCCGCCCCGCCGGCCAAATCGCCCAAGAAGAAATCTGCTGCCAAACCCAAGAAAACGGGTCCAAGCGTCGGTGATCTCATCGTCAAAACTGTGACCGCGTCCAAGGAGAGGAGCGGCGTGTCTCTCGCCGCCCTGAAGAAAGCTCTCGCCGCCGGTGGATACGATGTGGAGAAGAACAACTCCCGCGTCAAGATCGCCGTTAGGAGTCTGGTGACTAAAGGGACTCTGGTGCAGACCAAAGGGACCGGCGCCTCCGGCTCATTCAAGCTCAACAAGAAACAAGCCGAGAGCACGAAGAAACCCGCCAAGAAAGCCGCTCCTAAAGTCAAGAAGGCCGCAGTCAAGAAACCCGCCGCTGCTAAGAAGCCCAAGAGTGCCGCGGCTAAGAAACCTGCCGCCAAGAAATCTCCCAAGAAGGCGAAGAAACCAGCAGCCGCTAAAAAGGCAACGAAGAGCCCCAAGAAGGCAAAGAAACCAGCAGCCGCCAAGAAAGCAGCCAAGAGCCCCAAAAAGGCCAAAGTTGTCAAACCCAAAACGGCAAAGGCTAAAGCAGCCAAGCCTAAGAAAGCAGCTCCCAAAAAGAAGTAA
- the LOC127638003 gene encoding histone H4 codes for MSGRGKGGKGLGKGGAKRHRKVLRDNIQGITKPAIRRLARRGGVKRISGLIYEETRGVLKVFLENVIRDAVTYTEHAKRKTVTAMDVVYALKRQGRTLYGFGG; via the coding sequence ATGTCTGGAAGAGGTAAAGGAGGAAAAGGACTTGGGAAAGGAGGCGCTAAGCGTCACCGTAAAGTGTTGCGTGATAACATCCAGGGAATCACCAAACCCGCCATCCGTCGTCTCGCTCGCCGCGGCGGTGTCAAGCGTATCTCCGGTCTGATCTACGAGGAAACTCGCGGTGTGTTGAAGGTGTTTCTGGAGAACGTGATCCGTGATGCCGTCACCTACACCGAGCACGCCAAGAGAAAGACCGTCACTGCCATGGACGTTGTGTACGCGCTGAAACGACAGGGACGAACTCTGTACGGCTTCGGAGGATAA
- the LOC127637953 gene encoding histone H2A-like, with protein MSGRGKTGGKARAKAKTRSSRAGLQFPVGRVHRLLRKGNYAERVGAGAPVYLAAVLEYLTAEILELAGNAARDNKKTRIIPRHLQLAVRNDEELNKLLGGVTIAQGGVLPNIQAVLLPKKTEKPGKTK; from the coding sequence ATGAGCGGCAGAGGTAAAACCGGCGGTAAAGCGAGAGCGAAGGCTAAGACTCGCTCATCCAGGGCGGGACTGCAGTTCCCCGTCGGCCGTGTGCACAGACTGCTCCGCAAAGGAAACTACGCTGAGCGCGTCGGCGCCGGTGCTCCTGTGTATCTGGCCGCTGTGCTCGAGTATCTCACCGCTGAGATCCTGGAGTTGGCCGGAAACGCCGCTCGGGACAACAAGAAGACCCGTATCATTCCCCGTCACCTGCAGCTGGCAGTGCGGAACGACGAGGAGTTGAACAAACTCTTGGGTGGAGTGACCATCGCTCAGGGTGGGGTGCTGCCCAACATCCAGGCTGTGCTGCTGCCCAAGAAGACCGAGAAACCCGGCAAGACCAAGTAA